The proteins below are encoded in one region of Pseudomonas putida NBRC 14164:
- a CDS encoding flagellar basal body-associated protein FliL: MKAWILMVLALLLPAAAMAEEAKEGAPKVAYISLSPPFVGNYALDGGPRLRVYKADVALRVTGDEAAKAVKHHEPLIRNQLVALFTQQTVDNMSNVEAKEHLRQEALKQVQQVLEAEEGKPIVEDLLFNNLIVQ; encoded by the coding sequence GTGAAAGCGTGGATCTTGATGGTACTGGCGCTGCTGCTGCCGGCTGCGGCCATGGCCGAGGAAGCCAAGGAAGGGGCGCCCAAGGTCGCCTACATCAGCCTGAGCCCGCCCTTTGTCGGCAACTATGCCCTCGACGGCGGCCCGCGGCTGCGCGTGTACAAGGCCGACGTGGCCCTGCGCGTGACCGGTGACGAAGCGGCCAAGGCGGTAAAGCATCACGAACCTCTGATCCGCAACCAGCTGGTAGCACTGTTCACCCAGCAGACCGTGGACAACATGAGCAACGTCGAGGCCAAGGAACACCTTCGCCAGGAGGCGTTGAAGCAGGTGCAGCAGGTGCTGGAAGCGGAAGAAGGCAAGCCGATCGTCGAAGACCTGCTGTTCAACAACCTGATCGTGCAGTGA
- a CDS encoding ABC transporter permease: MSRLNHTLRLGLKELTSLRHDSVLLLFLLYAFSVAIYMPAAGSVIGVHNASVAVVDEDHSLLSRKLTQALQPPEFQPAVSLPAERLDQAMDSGEYTFVINVPVNFQSDLLAGRSPELQVNVDATAMSQAFMGAGYIGRIFERELLDYSQRGNVQSPVLINPKALFNPNLEGGWFLAVIQIVNNITILAIILTGTALLREREHGTLDHLLVLPLTALEIMLAKIGSNALVVVICTWVSLVVVVKGALGVPLSGSMGLFLAVTALYLFASTALGIFLATLARSTPQFGLLAIPVIIPMLLLSGGSTPLDSMPQWLQWVMQGSPSTHFVSLGTAILFRDAGWAVVWPDILALALIGLVFFSVALARFRRSLAS; the protein is encoded by the coding sequence ATGTCGCGCCTGAACCACACCCTGCGCCTGGGCCTGAAAGAACTGACCAGCCTGCGCCATGACAGCGTGCTGCTGCTGTTCCTGCTGTATGCCTTCAGCGTGGCGATCTACATGCCGGCCGCCGGCTCGGTGATCGGCGTACACAACGCCAGCGTCGCGGTAGTGGACGAAGACCACAGCCTGCTGTCGCGCAAATTGACCCAGGCCCTGCAACCGCCCGAGTTCCAGCCCGCCGTGTCGCTGCCCGCAGAACGCCTGGACCAGGCCATGGACAGCGGCGAGTACACCTTCGTGATCAACGTACCGGTGAACTTCCAGAGCGACCTGCTGGCCGGGCGCTCGCCGGAGCTGCAGGTCAACGTCGACGCCACGGCCATGAGCCAGGCGTTCATGGGCGCCGGCTACATCGGCCGCATCTTCGAGCGCGAGCTGCTCGACTACAGCCAGCGCGGCAACGTGCAAAGCCCGGTGCTGATCAACCCCAAGGCGCTGTTCAACCCCAACCTTGAGGGGGGCTGGTTCCTGGCGGTGATCCAGATCGTCAACAACATCACCATCCTGGCGATCATCCTCACCGGCACCGCGCTGCTGCGCGAGCGTGAGCATGGCACCCTCGACCACCTGCTGGTGCTGCCGCTCACCGCACTGGAAATCATGCTGGCGAAAATCGGCAGCAACGCGCTGGTGGTGGTGATCTGCACGTGGGTTTCGCTGGTGGTGGTCGTGAAAGGCGCGCTGGGTGTGCCGCTGTCCGGCTCGATGGGGCTGTTTCTGGCCGTGACCGCGCTGTACCTGTTCGCCAGTACCGCGCTGGGCATCTTCCTCGCCACCCTGGCACGCTCGACGCCGCAGTTCGGCCTGCTGGCAATCCCGGTGATCATCCCGATGCTGTTGCTGTCTGGCGGCAGCACACCCCTGGACAGCATGCCCCAATGGCTGCAATGGGTGATGCAGGGGTCACCGTCGACGCACTTTGTCAGCCTGGGCACTGCGATCCTGTTCCGGGATGCCGGCTGGGCGGTGGTTTGGCCGGATATCCTGGCGCTGGCGCTGATCGGCCTGGTGTTTTTCAGCGTCGCCCTGGCGCGGTTTCGCCGCAGCCTGGCCTCATGA
- a CDS encoding YecA/YgfB family protein encodes MPNTQSPYIAFAMLLSSNGHPVTPAELHGLLVGRSCAGAGFDADAWLADAAQLLENEPGDTVRNALIGLQEMVKGELTSDDMAIVLLLPSDDAALSDRATALGQWCQGFITGFGLNAGGKDLSDEAKDVLQDLVAISQVQEALEESEDGESDYMEVMEYLRVAPLLLFSELAKPAAPAPKPSLH; translated from the coding sequence ATGCCCAATACCCAATCGCCTTACATCGCCTTCGCCATGCTGCTCTCGAGCAATGGTCATCCTGTCACCCCGGCCGAACTGCACGGCCTGCTGGTCGGCCGCAGCTGCGCCGGCGCCGGCTTCGACGCCGATGCCTGGCTGGCCGATGCCGCCCAGTTGCTGGAAAACGAGCCGGGTGACACCGTGCGCAACGCCCTGATCGGCCTGCAGGAAATGGTCAAGGGCGAGCTGACCAGCGACGACATGGCCATCGTCCTGTTGCTGCCTTCCGACGACGCCGCCCTGAGCGACCGCGCCACCGCGCTGGGCCAGTGGTGCCAAGGCTTCATTACCGGTTTCGGCCTGAATGCCGGCGGCAAGGACTTGTCTGACGAAGCCAAGGATGTGCTGCAGGACCTGGTGGCCATTTCCCAGGTACAGGAAGCCCTCGAAGAGTCCGAAGACGGCGAGAGCGACTACATGGAAGTCATGGAGTACCTGCGCGTGGCACCTCTGCTGCTGTTCTCCGAGCTGGCCAAGCCGGCCGCACCCGCGCCCAAGCCATCGCTGCACTGA
- a CDS encoding gamma-glutamylcyclotransferase translates to MSALESMSWEVSYPPALDFGQQHTHDQLFNSMKTTMSRHQGGPVWLFAYGSLIWRPECSSVERQRARVHGYHRGLYLWSHEHRGTPETPGLVFGLDRGGSCSGFAYRLDESSLDDSLMALWQREMPYPAYRPHWLSCRLGDGSKVQALGFVLERHLPCYAGNLPDTLLSQILASAKGRYGTTRDYVEQTLNALRSHQMPDRNLEARFRRCHNLREV, encoded by the coding sequence ATGTCGGCACTTGAAAGTATGTCTTGGGAAGTATCATACCCTCCGGCACTCGACTTCGGTCAGCAACATACTCACGACCAGTTGTTCAACTCCATGAAGACGACCATGTCTCGGCATCAGGGCGGGCCCGTGTGGCTGTTCGCTTATGGTTCATTGATCTGGCGCCCGGAGTGCAGTTCGGTGGAACGCCAGCGGGCGCGGGTGCATGGTTATCACCGGGGCTTGTACCTGTGGTCGCACGAGCACCGTGGCACCCCGGAAACCCCAGGGCTGGTGTTCGGCCTGGACCGTGGTGGCTCCTGCAGCGGCTTTGCCTATCGGCTGGATGAAAGCAGCCTGGATGACTCGTTGATGGCCCTGTGGCAACGGGAGATGCCGTACCCGGCCTACCGGCCGCACTGGCTTAGCTGCCGGCTGGGCGATGGCAGCAAAGTGCAGGCCTTGGGCTTTGTGCTGGAGCGGCATTTGCCGTGCTATGCGGGCAACCTGCCGGATACCTTGCTCAGTCAGATCCTGGCCAGTGCCAAGGGGCGTTATGGCACTACGCGCGACTATGTCGAGCAGACCTTGAATGCCTTGCGCAGCCACCAGATGCCAGATCGCAACCTGGAGGCGCGGTTCAGGCGTTGCCATAACCTGCGTGAAGTTTGA
- the rbbA gene encoding ribosome-associated ATPase/putative transporter RbbA — MNAPALLAEGIGHRYGDLVALHTLGFSLPAGTRCALIGPDGAGKSTLLGLIAGVKRLQQGELQVLGGSIRQRRHRAALYPKVAFMPQGLGNNLYPELSISENIRFFATLFGLGRRECEQRMANLLQATDLQRFAERPAGKLSGGMKQKLGLCCALIHEPDLLILDEPTTGVDPLSRRRFWELVEQVRAQRPQLTLLVATAYMEEAEQFEHCLMLDGGRLLAAGPSHDLAAVTPSGKLDDAFTHYQGEGKAQQQPLRIPPRPATDSPVAIEAHDLTLRFGDFTAVNKVSFAIGRGEIFGFLGSNGCGKTTTMKVLTGLMPASEGSASLLGRPVDASDLGTRKRVGFMSQSFSLYGELSTRQNLALHARLFDLPKAESAQRIDELIERFDLAAIADQPSGALPLGLRQRLSLAVAVLHRPEVLILDEPTSGVDPAARDDFWRLLVELSREQGVTIFLSTHFMNEAQRCDRISLMHAGRVLACDTPDALQRQYHGDTLEDAFVRCLEQAQELAPPAADNAVLEQAATPAPPLRQGFSLRRLLAVASREGKELLRDKVRLAFALAGALFMMVIFGYGISLDVENLAFAVHDQDQSPQSRAYLEAFRGSRYFAEQAPIRDNREMHQRLQRSEIKLALEIPPGFGRDLYAGRQPVVAAWLDGGMPFRAETSRNYVEAVHQANLEQLAKASPEPQPRQELVRLETRFRYNQDVVSVNAIGPGVMALILAFIPAMLTALGIVREKELGSITNFYATPLTRLEFLLGKQMPYLAVSLINLALLVAMNRWLFAVPLKGSVLALACGGVAYLLATTSLGLLISAFTRTQIAAILGTMIITSLPTIQFSGLIVPRSSLDGAAAVMGQLFPAGYFLDIAVGTFTKALGLRELWPQCLILLGFFAAFTGLSLAMLKKQEA; from the coding sequence ATGAACGCCCCGGCACTGCTGGCCGAGGGCATCGGCCACCGCTACGGCGACCTGGTGGCCTTGCACACCCTCGGCTTCAGCCTGCCTGCGGGCACCCGCTGCGCGCTGATCGGCCCTGACGGCGCCGGCAAATCGACCTTGCTGGGGTTGATCGCCGGCGTTAAACGGCTGCAACAGGGCGAGCTGCAGGTGCTGGGTGGCTCGATCCGCCAGCGCCGTCATCGCGCGGCGCTGTACCCAAAAGTGGCGTTCATGCCGCAGGGGCTGGGCAATAACCTGTACCCGGAGCTGTCGATCAGCGAGAACATCCGCTTTTTCGCCACCCTGTTCGGCCTGGGCCGCCGCGAGTGCGAACAGCGCATGGCCAATCTGCTGCAGGCCACCGACCTGCAACGCTTTGCCGAGCGCCCGGCCGGCAAGCTGTCGGGTGGAATGAAGCAGAAGCTGGGGCTGTGCTGCGCGCTGATCCACGAGCCGGACCTGCTGATCCTCGACGAACCCACGACCGGCGTCGACCCGCTGTCGCGGCGGCGCTTCTGGGAGCTGGTCGAACAGGTTCGCGCACAGCGCCCGCAGCTGACCCTGCTGGTGGCGACCGCCTACATGGAAGAGGCCGAACAATTCGAGCATTGCCTGATGCTCGATGGCGGCCGCCTGCTGGCCGCCGGCCCCAGCCACGACTTGGCTGCGGTCACCCCCAGCGGTAAGCTGGACGACGCCTTCACCCACTACCAGGGCGAGGGCAAGGCGCAGCAGCAACCCTTGCGCATCCCGCCGCGCCCGGCCACCGACAGCCCGGTCGCCATCGAGGCCCACGACCTGACACTGCGCTTTGGCGACTTCACGGCGGTGAACAAGGTCAGTTTCGCCATTGGCCGTGGCGAGATCTTCGGCTTCCTCGGCTCCAACGGCTGCGGCAAGACCACCACCATGAAAGTGCTCACCGGGCTGATGCCGGCCAGCGAGGGCAGCGCCAGCCTGCTCGGCCGCCCGGTGGACGCCAGTGACCTGGGCACGCGCAAGCGGGTCGGGTTCATGTCGCAGAGTTTCTCGCTGTATGGCGAGCTCAGCACCCGGCAGAACCTGGCCTTGCATGCCCGCCTGTTCGACCTGCCCAAAGCCGAGAGCGCCCAACGCATCGATGAGCTGATCGAGCGCTTCGACCTCGCCGCTATTGCCGACCAACCGTCCGGCGCCCTGCCCCTTGGCCTGCGCCAGCGCCTGTCATTGGCGGTGGCGGTGCTGCATCGCCCGGAAGTGTTGATTCTCGATGAACCGACCTCCGGCGTCGATCCAGCCGCTCGCGACGACTTCTGGCGCCTGCTGGTGGAATTGTCACGCGAACAGGGCGTGACCATTTTCCTCTCCACCCACTTCATGAACGAAGCCCAGCGCTGCGACCGCATCTCGTTGATGCATGCCGGGCGGGTACTGGCCTGCGACACCCCCGATGCCCTCCAGCGCCAGTACCACGGGGACACTTTGGAGGACGCGTTCGTGCGTTGCCTGGAGCAGGCCCAGGAGCTCGCGCCGCCAGCCGCGGACAACGCCGTGCTGGAGCAGGCAGCTACGCCCGCTCCGCCGCTGCGCCAGGGCTTCAGCCTGCGCCGCCTGCTGGCGGTGGCCAGCCGTGAGGGTAAGGAACTGCTGCGCGACAAGGTACGCCTGGCCTTCGCCCTGGCAGGCGCGCTGTTCATGATGGTGATCTTCGGCTACGGCATTTCGCTGGACGTAGAAAACCTTGCCTTCGCCGTGCACGACCAGGACCAGAGCCCGCAAAGCCGGGCCTACCTTGAGGCCTTCCGTGGCTCACGCTATTTTGCCGAACAGGCGCCGATTCGTGACAACCGCGAGATGCACCAGCGTTTGCAACGCTCGGAAATCAAACTGGCGCTGGAGATTCCGCCCGGCTTTGGCCGCGACCTGTACGCCGGGCGCCAACCGGTGGTGGCGGCCTGGCTCGACGGCGGCATGCCGTTCCGCGCAGAAACCAGCCGCAACTACGTGGAAGCCGTGCATCAGGCCAACCTTGAGCAACTGGCAAAGGCCAGCCCAGAGCCGCAGCCGCGTCAGGAGCTGGTGCGCCTGGAAACACGTTTTCGTTACAACCAGGACGTGGTCAGCGTGAATGCCATCGGCCCCGGCGTGATGGCGCTGATCCTGGCCTTCATCCCGGCCATGCTCACCGCGCTGGGCATTGTCCGCGAGAAAGAGCTCGGCTCCATCACCAACTTCTACGCCACCCCCCTCACCCGCCTGGAGTTCCTGCTTGGCAAGCAGATGCCTTACCTGGCCGTGAGCCTGATCAACCTGGCGCTGCTGGTGGCCATGAACCGCTGGCTGTTCGCCGTGCCGCTCAAGGGCAGCGTGCTGGCCCTGGCCTGTGGTGGCGTGGCCTACCTGCTGGCCACCACCAGCCTGGGGCTGTTGATCTCGGCCTTCACCCGCACCCAGATCGCGGCCATCCTGGGCACCATGATCATCACCAGCCTGCCAACCATCCAGTTTTCCGGGCTGATCGTGCCACGCTCGTCGCTGGACGGCGCAGCGGCGGTGATGGGCCAGCTGTTCCCGGCGGGCTACTTTCTCGATATCGCGGTCGGCACCTTCACCAAGGCGCTGGGGCTGCGTGAGCTGTGGCCGCAGTGCCTGATCCTGCTGGGCTTCTTCGCGGCCTTCACGGGCCTGAGCCTGGCCATGTTGAAGAAGCAGGAGGCCTGA
- a CDS encoding NADPH:quinone oxidoreductase family protein, which translates to MKAVLCKTLGPARDLVLEDVASPQPRKNEILLDVRAAGVNFPDTLIIEGKYQFQPPLPFSPGGEAAGVVAAVGEKAGALKVGERVMALTGWGAFAEQVAVPFYNVLPIPASMDFTTAAAFGMTYGTSMHALRQRGQLQAGETLLVLGASGGVGLAAVEIGKAMGARVIAAASSAEKLAVAKAAGADELIDYTQASLREEIKRLTGGQGVDVIYDPVGGELFEQAVRGLAWNGRLLVVGFASGSIPQLAANLVLLKGAAVLGVFWGAFAQRQPEDNAANFKQLFAWHAEGKLKPLVSQTYPLAEAGAAIEKLGQRQAVGKLVVLMH; encoded by the coding sequence ATGAAAGCTGTGTTGTGCAAAACCCTGGGTCCGGCGCGCGATCTGGTACTGGAAGACGTGGCCAGCCCGCAGCCCAGGAAAAACGAGATCCTGCTGGATGTGCGGGCCGCCGGTGTCAATTTCCCCGACACCCTGATCATCGAAGGCAAATACCAGTTCCAGCCACCGCTGCCGTTCTCACCCGGCGGCGAAGCCGCAGGCGTGGTGGCCGCGGTCGGGGAAAAAGCCGGCGCGCTGAAGGTCGGCGAGCGGGTCATGGCGCTCACCGGCTGGGGTGCTTTCGCCGAGCAGGTGGCGGTGCCTTTCTACAACGTACTGCCGATCCCGGCCAGCATGGACTTCACCACCGCTGCCGCCTTCGGCATGACCTATGGCACCTCGATGCACGCCCTGCGCCAGCGCGGCCAACTGCAAGCAGGCGAGACGCTGCTGGTACTGGGCGCATCCGGTGGGGTCGGTCTGGCGGCGGTGGAAATCGGCAAGGCCATGGGCGCGCGGGTGATCGCGGCAGCCAGCAGTGCCGAGAAACTGGCCGTGGCCAAGGCGGCCGGGGCAGATGAGCTGATCGACTACACCCAGGCCAGCCTGCGCGAAGAAATCAAGCGGCTGACCGGTGGCCAGGGCGTGGACGTCATTTACGACCCCGTGGGGGGCGAGCTGTTCGAGCAGGCAGTGCGCGGGCTGGCCTGGAATGGCCGACTGCTGGTAGTGGGGTTTGCCAGCGGCAGCATTCCACAGCTGGCGGCCAACCTGGTGCTGCTCAAGGGCGCGGCGGTGCTGGGGGTGTTCTGGGGGGCGTTTGCACAGCGCCAGCCCGAGGATAACGCGGCCAACTTCAAGCAGCTGTTTGCCTGGCATGCCGAAGGCAAGTTGAAGCCGCTGGTGTCGCAGACTTATCCACTGGCCGAGGCCGGGGCTGCCATCGAGAAACTGGGGCAGCGGCAGGCTGTGGGTAAGTTGGTGGTGTTGATGCATTGA
- a CDS encoding cell division protein ZapA, whose protein sequence is MSSSNSVTVQILDKEYSIICPPEERNNLVSAARYLDGKMREIRSSGKVIGADRIAVMAALNITHEMLHRQEDRAEAPASGANREQVRDLLDRVDKALSDDTDTTIG, encoded by the coding sequence ATGAGTTCAAGCAATAGCGTCACCGTGCAGATCCTCGACAAGGAATACTCGATCATCTGCCCGCCGGAAGAGCGCAACAACCTGGTCAGCGCCGCGCGCTACCTGGACGGCAAGATGCGCGAGATCCGCAGCAGCGGCAAGGTGATTGGCGCCGACCGCATCGCGGTCATGGCGGCATTGAACATTACCCACGAAATGCTGCATCGCCAGGAAGATCGCGCCGAAGCCCCGGCCAGCGGCGCCAACCGCGAACAGGTGCGTGACCTGCTGGATCGGGTAGACAAGGCTTTGTCCGACGACACGGATACCACAATCGGCTGA
- a CDS encoding EVE domain-containing protein yields MAYWLMKSEPDELSIEGLGRLGEARWDGVRNYQARNFLRAMNVGDEFFFYHSSCPQPGIAGIARITRAAYPDPTALDPQSHYYDAKATADKNPWSAVDVAHVQTLPRVLELGRLKQQSGLAELPLVQKGSRLSVMPVTPEQWAVIVALC; encoded by the coding sequence ATGGCCTATTGGCTGATGAAATCCGAGCCCGACGAACTCTCCATCGAAGGCCTCGGCCGCCTTGGCGAAGCGCGCTGGGACGGCGTGCGCAACTATCAGGCGCGTAATTTCCTGCGGGCCATGAATGTGGGTGACGAATTTTTCTTCTATCACTCCAGCTGCCCGCAACCGGGCATCGCCGGTATTGCCAGAATCACACGCGCGGCGTACCCCGACCCCACCGCGCTGGACCCACAAAGCCACTACTACGATGCCAAGGCCACGGCCGACAAGAACCCGTGGAGTGCGGTGGATGTGGCCCATGTGCAAACTCTGCCACGGGTGCTGGAACTGGGCAGGCTGAAACAGCAGTCCGGCCTGGCCGAGCTGCCGCTGGTGCAGAAAGGCAGCCGCCTGTCGGTGATGCCGGTGACACCCGAACAATGGGCGGTGATTGTCGCGTTGTGTTGA
- a CDS encoding TIGR02449 family protein, producing the protein MSRFELLIERVEQLKRQNALLVAQEKSWREERAHLIEKNEIAKRKVESMILRLKALEQDS; encoded by the coding sequence ATGAGCCGATTCGAGTTGCTGATCGAACGCGTCGAGCAACTAAAACGGCAAAATGCACTCCTAGTAGCTCAGGAAAAATCCTGGCGCGAAGAGCGCGCCCACCTCATCGAAAAGAACGAGATCGCCAAGCGCAAGGTCGAGTCGATGATCTTACGCCTCAAGGCTCTGGAGCAAGACTCATGA
- a CDS encoding HlyD family secretion protein gives MNRYAPRIFATALIALLAAAAGLGYWKSLHDQLPEGLSMGNGRLEATEVQIASKIPGRLAEVLVDEGDKVTRGQLLARIDTRTMEAQRTQAEAEVLRARENYAAAQASVQLRQSELLLASQDLKRVREIFQRKYASQQLLDQQQARFDTANAAVVAARAQLAAIKAAIGAAEAQVAQLTSEIDDSSLRAPINGIIQLRLAEPGEVLGAGGRVLMLIDPSDQYMNLYLPASTSGRLTVGDQARIVLDAQPERALPAKVAFVAAKAQFTPKQVETRDERQKLVFRVKLRLTDPGAVPQAKPGMPGAGYVRTAEVDWPANLQ, from the coding sequence ATGAACCGATACGCCCCCAGAATCTTCGCCACCGCGCTGATCGCCCTGCTCGCTGCAGCCGCAGGGCTGGGGTACTGGAAGTCGCTCCACGACCAGCTGCCCGAAGGCCTGAGCATGGGCAACGGCCGCCTCGAAGCCACCGAAGTGCAGATCGCCAGCAAGATCCCCGGCCGCTTGGCCGAAGTGCTGGTCGACGAAGGCGACAAGGTCACCCGCGGCCAGCTACTGGCGCGCATTGACACCCGCACCATGGAAGCCCAGCGCACCCAGGCCGAAGCCGAAGTGCTGCGCGCGCGGGAAAACTACGCCGCGGCCCAGGCCAGCGTACAGCTGCGCCAGAGCGAACTGTTGCTGGCCAGCCAGGACCTCAAGCGCGTGCGCGAAATCTTCCAGCGCAAATACGCCAGCCAGCAACTGCTCGACCAGCAACAGGCACGCTTTGACACCGCCAACGCCGCCGTGGTCGCCGCCCGCGCCCAGCTGGCAGCGATCAAAGCCGCCATCGGCGCAGCCGAAGCCCAGGTGGCCCAGCTCACCAGCGAAATCGACGACAGCAGCCTGCGTGCGCCCATCAACGGCATTATCCAGCTGCGCCTGGCCGAGCCCGGTGAAGTACTGGGTGCCGGCGGCCGCGTGCTGATGCTGATCGACCCCAGCGACCAGTACATGAACCTGTACCTGCCGGCTTCCACCAGCGGCAGGCTGACCGTAGGCGACCAGGCGCGCATTGTGCTCGACGCCCAGCCCGAGCGCGCCTTGCCGGCCAAGGTGGCCTTTGTCGCAGCCAAGGCCCAGTTCACCCCCAAGCAGGTCGAAACCCGCGACGAGCGGCAAAAGCTGGTGTTCCGCGTCAAGCTTCGCCTGACCGACCCCGGCGCAGTGCCGCAGGCCAAACCGGGTATGCCAGGCGCCGGGTATGTGCGCACGGCTGAGGTGGACTGGCCGGCCAACCTGCAATGA
- a CDS encoding 5-formyltetrahydrofolate cyclo-ligase yields MTDTAPLTRPQLRRLLRNARRALTPAQQRKATLGLYRQLAQHPLFRRARHIALYLPNDGEIDPCLLLREAQRRGKRTYLPVLHAWPRTRMVFQRFEQGEKLKPNRFRIPEPVTDRKRQRPVWALDLILLPLVGFDEVGGRLGMGGGFYDRSLAYQARRQTWKKPLLLGLAHECQKVERLAQASWDVPLQGTVSDRGWYLAPR; encoded by the coding sequence ATGACCGACACCGCGCCGCTCACCCGCCCCCAGCTCCGTCGCCTGCTTCGCAATGCCCGCCGCGCCCTTACCCCTGCCCAGCAACGCAAGGCCACCCTCGGCCTGTACCGCCAGCTGGCGCAACACCCATTGTTCCGCCGCGCCCGCCACATTGCCTTGTACCTGCCCAACGACGGCGAAATCGACCCTTGCCTGCTGCTGCGCGAAGCCCAGCGTCGCGGCAAGCGTACCTACCTGCCGGTGCTGCACGCCTGGCCGCGCACGCGCATGGTATTCCAGCGGTTCGAGCAGGGCGAAAAGCTCAAGCCCAACCGCTTCCGTATTCCAGAGCCGGTGACCGACCGCAAGCGGCAGCGACCGGTCTGGGCGCTGGACCTGATCCTGCTACCGCTGGTCGGTTTTGACGAAGTGGGCGGGCGTCTGGGAATGGGCGGCGGCTTTTATGATCGCAGCCTGGCCTACCAGGCGCGTCGGCAAACCTGGAAAAAACCATTGCTGCTGGGGCTGGCGCACGAATGCCAGAAGGTCGAGCGGCTGGCGCAGGCCAGCTGGGATGTACCACTGCAGGGGACGGTCTCGGACCGTGGCTGGTACCTGGCACCGCGTTGA
- the pepP gene encoding Xaa-Pro aminopeptidase — protein sequence MSHIPKGEYARRRKALMAQMVPNSIAILPAAAVAIRNRDVEHVYRQDSDFQYLSGFPEPEAVIALIPGREHGEYVLFCRERNPERELWDGLRAGQEGAVRDFGADDAFPITDIDEILPGLIEGRERVYSAMGSNPEFDRRLMDWINVIRSKARLGAQPPNEFVALDHLLHDMRLYKSAAEVKVMRAAAAISARAHVRAMQACRAGLHEYSLEAELDYEFRKGGAKMPAYGSIVAAGRNGCILHYQQNDAPLKDGDLVLIDAGCEIDCYASDITRTFPVSGRFSPEQKAIYELVLKAQAAAFAEIAPGKHWNHAHEATVKVITEGLVELGLLSGEVQALIDSEAYRAFYMHRAGHWLGMDVHDVGEYKVGGEWRVLEPGMALTVEPGIYIGADNQAVARKWRGIGVRIEDDVVVTRQGCEILTSGVPRTVAEIEALMQAARKDAA from the coding sequence ATGAGCCACATTCCCAAGGGCGAGTATGCCCGTCGGCGCAAGGCGCTGATGGCGCAGATGGTCCCCAACAGCATCGCCATCCTGCCCGCCGCCGCTGTTGCCATCCGCAACCGCGACGTCGAGCACGTGTATCGACAGGACAGCGACTTCCAGTACCTCAGCGGCTTTCCGGAGCCTGAGGCGGTCATTGCGCTGATCCCGGGGCGTGAACATGGCGAGTACGTACTGTTTTGCCGTGAGCGCAACCCGGAGCGCGAACTGTGGGACGGGCTACGGGCCGGCCAGGAAGGCGCGGTGCGCGATTTCGGCGCCGACGATGCCTTCCCCATCACCGATATCGACGAGATCCTGCCGGGCCTGATCGAAGGCCGCGAGCGGGTGTACAGCGCCATGGGCAGCAACCCCGAGTTCGATCGGCGGCTGATGGACTGGATCAACGTGATCCGCTCCAAGGCCCGCCTGGGCGCGCAGCCGCCGAACGAGTTCGTTGCGCTGGATCATCTGCTGCACGACATGCGCCTGTATAAATCGGCAGCGGAAGTGAAGGTGATGCGTGCCGCCGCAGCCATCTCGGCGCGGGCACATGTGCGGGCCATGCAGGCCTGCCGGGCCGGGCTGCACGAATACAGCCTGGAAGCCGAACTGGACTACGAGTTCCGCAAGGGCGGCGCGAAGATGCCGGCCTACGGCTCGATTGTCGCGGCCGGGCGCAATGGCTGCATCCTGCACTATCAGCAGAATGACGCCCCGCTCAAGGATGGCGACCTGGTGCTGATCGACGCCGGTTGCGAAATCGACTGCTACGCCAGCGACATCACCCGCACCTTCCCGGTCAGCGGGCGCTTTTCCCCCGAGCAGAAGGCCATCTACGAGCTTGTGCTCAAGGCCCAGGCCGCGGCGTTTGCCGAAATCGCCCCAGGCAAGCACTGGAACCACGCCCACGAGGCGACCGTGAAGGTCATTACCGAAGGCCTGGTCGAACTTGGCCTGCTTTCGGGCGAGGTGCAGGCGCTGATCGACAGCGAGGCCTATCGCGCCTTCTACATGCACCGTGCCGGGCATTGGCTGGGCATGGATGTGCACGACGTGGGCGAGTACAAGGTGGGCGGCGAGTGGCGGGTGCTGGAGCCCGGCATGGCGCTGACCGTCGAGCCGGGCATCTACATAGGCGCCGACAATCAGGCCGTGGCCAGGAAATGGCGCGGCATTGGCGTAAGGATCGAGGACGACGTGGTGGTGACCAGGCAAGGTTGTGAAATCCTGACTTCGGGCGTGCCGCGCACGGTTGCCGAGATCGAGGCGCTGATGCAGGCCGCCCGCAAGGACGCGGCATGA